The Flaviramulus sp. BrNp1-15 genome has a window encoding:
- a CDS encoding glycosyl hydrolase family 16 gives MKNIKFTYSKILCFTGLVFLTLLSCERELSDEAVFAEFPATAEIFTDSPVGLGSNFYFPYGGSKPTAWSVDNEVSYEGNASMRFDVPNANDPEGNYAGAIFRIDGEGSGRNLTSYDALTFWGKASQAVTIGEIGFGEDFEENKYLTTRTNIDLTTNWKKYVVPIPDPSKLVQIRGLLRYSAGGIGDVGSEVGYTFWLDEVKFEKLGTVAQPQPEILNGEDLSEQTFTGSNIDIAARGLTQTFNVNGTNVTVNTTPSFFSFSSSDTNVAIVNESGIVSIIGEGTTDITAILAGVAANGSLEVTSTGVLPSAPEPTRPEANVKSIYSDVYTSVTESNFNPGFGGSTTQTTEATSNDDSVQLYTNNNYTGIIFNNTVDASSLTHLHIDIYTQNADTSVGIQIRDIGANGEIETNVFNGFPDGDDKDFRFTATGLSVGGWTSFDIPLGGDLTTQKNNLGALIITDGPDFILDNIYFYSE, from the coding sequence ATGAAAAATATAAAATTTACATACTCAAAAATATTATGCTTTACAGGGTTAGTTTTTTTAACTCTATTAAGTTGTGAAAGGGAATTATCAGACGAAGCTGTTTTTGCTGAATTTCCTGCAACAGCCGAAATATTTACAGATTCACCTGTTGGCTTAGGTAGTAATTTTTACTTCCCGTATGGTGGCTCAAAACCAACAGCATGGTCTGTTGATAATGAAGTAAGTTATGAAGGTAATGCTTCCATGCGATTTGATGTACCAAATGCTAATGACCCAGAAGGAAATTATGCTGGCGCTATTTTTAGAATTGATGGAGAAGGTTCTGGAAGAAACCTAACAAGTTATGATGCACTAACTTTTTGGGGTAAAGCATCACAAGCTGTTACCATAGGTGAAATTGGTTTTGGTGAAGATTTTGAAGAAAACAAATACCTAACAACCAGAACAAATATAGATTTAACAACAAACTGGAAAAAATACGTAGTACCTATTCCAGACCCTTCTAAACTGGTCCAAATACGCGGTTTATTAAGGTATTCTGCTGGAGGTATTGGAGATGTTGGTAGCGAAGTTGGTTATACCTTTTGGTTAGATGAGGTAAAGTTTGAAAAATTAGGAACAGTGGCACAACCACAACCAGAAATTTTAAATGGAGAAGATTTAAGTGAACAGACATTTACTGGTAGTAATATAGATATCGCTGCACGTGGTCTAACACAAACCTTTAATGTAAACGGAACAAATGTTACAGTTAATACAACTCCATCATTTTTTAGTTTCAGTTCATCAGATACAAACGTTGCTATTGTAAATGAATCAGGAATAGTTTCAATAATTGGTGAAGGAACAACAGACATAACAGCTATTTTAGCTGGCGTTGCAGCAAATGGTTCATTAGAAGTAACTTCTACTGGGGTTTTACCATCTGCTCCAGAACCAACCAGACCAGAAGCCAATGTTAAATCTATTTATAGTGATGTATACACATCTGTAACCGAAAGCAATTTTAACCCAGGCTTTGGTGGTTCAACTACTCAAACAACAGAGGCAACATCTAATGATGATTCTGTACAGTTATACACGAATAATAACTACACAGGTATTATATTCAATAACACCGTAGATGCCTCCTCTCTAACTCATTTACATATTGATATTTATACTCAAAATGCAGATACAAGTGTTGGTATTCAAATAAGAGATATAGGAGCAAATGGGGAAATTGAAACCAATGTTTTTAATGGTTTCCCAGATGGTGATGATAAGGATTTCAGATTCACTGCAACAGGGTTATCTGTTGGTGGCTGGACG
- a CDS encoding glycoside hydrolase family 2 TIM barrel-domain containing protein, which yields MKNNFLRLLLFLFTTIGLAQTAKVSVVNNDEGMKLVVNGEDFMINGMNWDYIPIGTNTVNANFWKKSDDVIKAGLDTEMSLLKNMNVNVIRQYTGVPAKWIKYIYENYGIYTMLNHSFGRYGLTLDGVWTPVTIYSEPRTQEFLMTEVKNLVNEYKNTPGLLLYLLGNENNYGLFWAGAETEDFPDGEEKINAVGELRGRPMYKLMNEAAKTMKALDPSHPIAICNGDVLFIDIVAEECKDVDIYGTNTYRGASFTDMFEVVKQKLNKPLMFTEFGADAYNAIENKEDQKSQAYYMVENWKEIYQNAAGLGKAENSIGGFTFQFSDGWWKIGFNDRKDADTHQTEATWNGGGYKLDEAYPGANNMNEEWFGICAKGPTSERGLYDLYPRAAYYALKEAHQLNPYNEGVTPEFLENHFNNIQLMDAVLKARGDKAALEGASSGKIGLSNLRAEFTTFSTGGSLITTPDNADPDNETYPNQLGFDHMQSYYVGVEGKPSPDMHAEVNFNILGNVAQNPINEIFYENVGRPVTLRNANGEEVTISDNNRVRVYNAEFEWNAKDADVRGFYRTGHYHWGYEGDFFGLYPEANYGPNLDIYNGEILGLEIDGKRALKGLKAAFGPQLWWGANPTMLFKYRTNFKHWDITGIYHRDLDTELDFDDNGRRVLDANQVRSGVIPPWPTERATIVLEREFGSLGISIGGIWGGRPLNGSTFQDVTGDSGNYVVYQDKINSDDNWGGKAKIIYQKGRFNFYAQAAYMGLVANGGADATRTFTGWKLKDSGSGNQTNILSGFAYTLGKWQIAPNFLWQKPLVDPMPNDVSAPGRLRNFIDDPFAVRGNRETTAGELLLTFDPTPGSWFYEWDNDRSEDAKIAFNLGFVYRHHPTAQDAAIGFLANRTFFAFPQSAPAQDLWEVSSRIVSKVSPDLGLIANLYGGNAQANGDSDRTIERFGGDIKMIYRKWKLEYGFKINDWGPFDYHRDFNLTFPVQNMIDISTSIGKPDWFILPSTKIGVSGIWRSLDQNSPRYSPNVSEEFANDSTISPVGFPNGSEWEIRTYVHINIGK from the coding sequence ATGAAAAACAATTTTCTAAGATTATTACTTTTCTTATTTACTACAATTGGGTTAGCTCAAACTGCTAAGGTATCTGTTGTAAATAATGATGAAGGCATGAAATTAGTAGTCAATGGTGAAGACTTTATGATTAACGGTATGAACTGGGATTATATTCCCATTGGTACAAATACTGTTAATGCAAATTTTTGGAAGAAGTCTGATGATGTTATTAAGGCAGGACTTGATACAGAAATGTCACTTCTAAAAAACATGAATGTAAATGTAATACGCCAATACACAGGTGTTCCTGCAAAGTGGATTAAATATATCTACGAAAACTATGGTATTTATACCATGCTTAACCACTCGTTTGGACGCTACGGATTAACTCTAGATGGTGTTTGGACTCCAGTTACTATTTATTCTGAACCTCGTACACAGGAATTTCTAATGACAGAAGTGAAAAACTTGGTAAATGAATATAAAAACACTCCTGGTTTATTACTTTACTTATTAGGTAATGAAAATAATTACGGTCTTTTTTGGGCAGGTGCAGAAACAGAAGATTTTCCTGATGGAGAAGAAAAAATTAACGCTGTTGGTGAACTACGTGGTAGACCTATGTACAAGCTCATGAATGAAGCTGCTAAAACCATGAAAGCTTTAGACCCATCCCATCCTATTGCTATATGTAATGGTGATGTATTATTTATAGACATTGTTGCCGAAGAATGTAAAGATGTAGATATATATGGTACAAATACATATCGTGGTGCTTCATTTACAGATATGTTCGAAGTGGTTAAACAAAAACTTAATAAACCATTAATGTTTACTGAGTTTGGTGCAGATGCGTATAATGCCATAGAAAACAAAGAAGATCAAAAATCTCAAGCCTATTATATGGTTGAGAACTGGAAGGAAATTTATCAAAATGCTGCTGGTTTAGGAAAAGCAGAGAACTCAATAGGTGGATTTACCTTTCAATTTTCTGATGGGTGGTGGAAAATTGGATTTAATGATAGAAAAGATGCAGACACTCATCAAACTGAGGCAACATGGAATGGTGGCGGCTATAAATTAGATGAAGCTTATCCTGGTGCTAATAACATGAATGAGGAATGGTTTGGTATATGTGCTAAAGGGCCAACAAGCGAAAGGGGATTATATGATTTATATCCACGTGCAGCATATTATGCACTAAAAGAAGCACATCAATTAAATCCTTACAATGAAGGTGTAACACCTGAATTTCTTGAAAATCATTTTAATAACATCCAACTTATGGATGCTGTTTTAAAAGCACGTGGTGATAAAGCAGCTCTAGAAGGTGCTAGTTCTGGAAAAATCGGATTGAGTAACCTTAGAGCAGAGTTTACTACTTTTAGTACCGGAGGCTCTCTAATTACTACACCAGATAATGCAGATCCCGATAATGAAACCTATCCAAACCAATTAGGGTTTGACCATATGCAATCTTATTATGTTGGCGTTGAAGGCAAACCTTCTCCAGATATGCATGCTGAAGTTAATTTTAACATACTAGGTAATGTAGCACAAAATCCAATAAATGAAATCTTTTATGAAAATGTTGGTCGCCCTGTTACATTAAGAAATGCTAATGGTGAAGAAGTTACTATTAGTGATAATAATCGAGTAAGGGTTTATAATGCAGAATTTGAGTGGAACGCTAAGGATGCAGATGTAAGAGGTTTTTATAGAACCGGACATTACCATTGGGGGTATGAGGGTGATTTCTTTGGTTTATACCCAGAAGCTAATTATGGACCAAACTTAGATATTTATAATGGTGAAATTTTAGGATTAGAGATTGATGGAAAAAGAGCTTTAAAAGGATTAAAAGCTGCTTTCGGACCACAACTATGGTGGGGAGCTAACCCAACCATGTTATTTAAGTATAGAACTAATTTCAAGCACTGGGACATCACAGGTATTTACCACAGAGATTTAGATACAGAATTAGACTTTGATGATAATGGTAGACGAGTTCTTGATGCAAATCAAGTTCGAAGTGGTGTAATTCCACCTTGGCCTACAGAACGTGCTACAATTGTTTTAGAAAGAGAGTTTGGAAGTTTAGGTATCTCGATTGGTGGTATTTGGGGAGGTAGACCTTTAAATGGTAGTACTTTTCAAGATGTAACAGGAGATTCTGGTAACTATGTAGTGTATCAAGATAAAATAAACTCTGACGATAACTGGGGAGGAAAAGCAAAAATTATCTATCAAAAAGGAAGATTTAATTTTTATGCACAAGCAGCTTATATGGGCTTGGTGGCAAATGGAGGTGCTGATGCTACAAGAACATTTACAGGATGGAAACTAAAAGACTCAGGAAGCGGTAACCAAACCAACATACTTTCTGGTTTTGCTTATACTCTTGGAAAATGGCAAATTGCACCAAACTTCCTTTGGCAAAAACCTTTAGTAGACCCAATGCCAAACGATGTGTCTGCACCAGGTAGATTACGAAACTTTATTGACGACCCATTTGCTGTTAGAGGTAATAGAGAAACTACAGCAGGAGAATTACTCCTTACCTTCGATCCAACACCTGGTTCATGGTTTTATGAGTGGGATAACGACAGGTCTGAAGATGCAAAAATAGCCTTTAATTTAGGGTTTGTATACAGACACCATCCAACAGCACAAGATGCCGCAATTGGTTTCTTAGCGAATCGTACTTTTTTCGCTTTTCCACAATCAGCACCTGCACAAGACCTTTGGGAAGTAAGTTCTCGCATCGTTTCTAAAGTAAGTCCAGATTTAGGATTAATTGCAAACCTTTATGGAGGCAACGCTCAAGCCAATGGCGATAGCGACAGAACTATAGAGCGTTTTGGTGGAGATATTAAAATGATTTATAGAAAATGGAAATTAGAATACGGTTTCAAAATTAATGATTGGGGACCTTTCGATTATCATCGCGATTTCAACCTTACGTTCCCTGTACAAAATATGATTGATATTTCTACATCAATTGGAAAACCAGACTGGTTCATCCTTCCTAGTACCAAGATTGGTGTAAGTGGAATTTGGCGTTCTCTTGATCAAAACTCACCTCGATACAGTCCTAATGTGTCAGAAGAGTTTGCTAACGATTCTACTATAAGTCCTGTTGGATTTCCAAATGGTAGTGAATGGGAAATTAGAACATATGTACATATCAACATTGGAAAATAA